The nucleotide sequence GCCGCTGTAGAGGCGTGCATCACGCGAAAGCCTTGGGCGGTAAGCCCGGCCACGACGCCGCTGGCGATCAGGGCATTGTCTTCAGTCAGCAATATGTACATGGAACCGGTCCGTGGTGGAGGTTGAAGTATCCGTTGTCAGGATTAAGTCGGCGTTATGCGAGGCAAAGAATGATAACCGGCGACTGTAATTTCCGCCGATTATCACATCGTTAATCCTGACTTAACCGCCAACTGCGATTCTCCGCACCTCGACACTCACAGACGTGGTTATGCATGCGGACGCTACTACTGTTCTCTCTGTTATGTGCCTGGCTAATGCAGCCGGTACAAGCCTCCAGTTTCTCAACTAGCCCACTGCTGACAGATAGCAGTCAGCAGGCGGACTTCCTCCCTGCCGAGCAAGCGTTCGACCTCAGCGTCGAACCGCAAGCCAATGGTGAAACCCTGCTGCGCTGGGATATTGCCCCCGGTTACTACCTCTACCAGCACCGTCTGCAGTTCAGCGGTCTGTCGGCCGGCGTCGAGCCGCAGCTGCCGCCAGGGCTACCTTATAGCGATGAGTTCTTCGGTGACTCGCAGATCTATCGTAATCGCCTGGAACTGAGCCTGCCAGCCGGGGCGAGCGGCAACATTCAGATCGGCTGGCAAGGCTGCGCCGATGCCGGGCTCTGCTACCCACCACAGACCCAGCAGCTTGATCTGTCCAGAACGGGCGTACTGAGCGATTCGGGCACCGCCCTGGCGGAGGACCAGGCCCTGGCCAGCGGTCTGCAAAGCCAGACCTTGGCCCTCGGCCTACTGGTGTTCTTCGGCTTGGGCCTGCTGCTGGCCTTTGCCCCCTGTTCTTTACCGATGCTGCCGATTCTCGCCGGCATTGTGGTCGGCAGTGGCGCCTCACCGCGGCGCGGTTTGGCATTGGCGTCGACCTACGTGGTGAGCATGGCGCTGGTGTATGCAGCGCTGGGGGTAGTGGCCGCACTGATGGGTGCCAACTTGCAAGGCCTACTGCAGCAACCCTGGTTGCTCGCCAGCTTCGCCGCTTTGTTTGTACTGCTGGCTTTGCCAATGTTCGGCCTGTTCGAGTTGCAGCTGCCGGCAGCCCTGCGTGACCGGTTGGAAAACGCCGGGCGAAAGCAGCAAGGCGGCAGCCTATTCGGTGCCAGCATGCTCGGATTGTTCTCCGGTCTGTTGGTCGGGCCGTGCATGACCGCGCCTCTGGCCGCTGCTCTGCTGTATATCGCGCAAAGTGGTGACGCGCTGCACGGCGGCCTGGTGCTGTTCGCCCTGGGCCTAGGTATTGGTACGCCGTTGCTGTTGCTGGTCACCCTGGGCAATCGCTTCCTGCCGAAACCAGGCGCGTGGATGGATCGGGTCAAGGTGGTATTCGGTTTCCTGTTTCTGGTTACCGCGTTGCTGGTGATCCGCCCGCTGCTGGCCGAATCGATCTGGCTGGGCTTGTGGGGTGCGCTGCTGATTCTGCTGGCCAGTGCCCTGCTGCAACTGGCGCATCAGGTGCAGCAGCACACCAGTCTGTGTAAGGCCGCTGGTGCACTGCTGGGCATCTGGGGCATGGCGCTGCTATTGGGTGCCGCCGGTGGCGCCAGCGATCCGCTGCAGCCGCTCAAGGTGTATGCCGGTACCAGCGTTGCCGCTGCACCGAGCGAACAGCACTTTATCGGGCTGAGCGAGCCAGCCGCGCTGGAGCGTGAGTTGGCTGCCGCCAAAGCCGAGGGCCAATGGGTGCTGGTGGATTACTACGCGGACTGGTGTGTGTCGTGCAAAGTCATGGAGAAAACCGTGTTTGGCAACGCCGAAGTTAAGGCCAGCTTGCAAGGGGTGCGCGTGCTGCGCCCCGACGTGACCGAGAGCAACGCCGCGAGTCGTGCGCTGCTCAGCCGCTTCCAAGTGCTGGGCCCGCCGACTCTACTGTGGATCGGCCCGGACGGTGAGGAACGCCGCTCGCAGCGGATCACCGGCGCGGTGGATGCCGAGCAGTTTCTGCAGATATGGACCAATACCCAGGAGCGTGGGTGATGTTAACGACCAGTATCGGGCCGCTGGCACTCAGCACCGCCCATGTGCTGTTGCTGCTCAGCCTGTTGCTGGCGACTTTTACCGGCTGGTACGTCGGCCGGCGCGGCGCGGTAAACCCTGAGAAACAGCTGTTTCGCTTGCTGGTGGTGGCCATGCTGGTCGCCCGAGTGGCGTTCGTTGCGGTGTATTTCGAGCACTACCGCGAGCAGCCCTGGCAGGCACTGGATATCCGTGACGGAGGCTTTATCGCCTGGCCTGGTTTGCTGGCTGCCCTGCTGCTAGGCGCCTGGTTGACCTGGCGTACGCCGGCCATCAGAACCTCGCTGGCCAGCGCGCTGGCTGTCGGCTTACTGAGCTGGGGCCTAGGCAGCCTGACCCTATACGGCCTGGAACAAGGCACGCGATTGCCAGAGCTTTCGTTCAGGGACAGCAAGGGTGCCACGGTGGCGCTTGAGGATTATGTCGGAAAGCCATTGGTGGTCAACCTCTGGGCCACCTGGTGCCCGCCGTGTCGCCGCGAAATGCCAGTACTGGCCGAGGCGCAACACGACCATCCGGAGCTGACCATCCTGTTCGTCAACCAAGGTGAAGGCCAGGGCGTGGTCAGCCAGTACCTGGAGGCTGAGGCCCTGGGGCTGGAAAACGTACTGCTCGACAGCGGCGGCCGCCTGGGCCAGCACGTCGGCTCCATGGCCCTGCCCAGCACGCTGTTCTACGACGCCGAGGGTCGCCAGGTTAGCAGCCACCTGGGCGAGCTCTCCCGCGCCAGTCTGGCTCGATCACTCGAAATATTGAAGAAGGATCCATGAGCATGAAAAAAGAAATCAATCTCACAGTAATGTTTGCAGCCTTAACCATGCTGACCGCACCCCTGTTGCACGCTCAGGATTGGCCCGAACCGATCAAGGCAGTCGAAGCGCGCGGTGCCGAAATCATCCAGCGTTTCGATGCCCCAAGCGGCCTGCAGGGCTATGCCGCTCGCTACAACGGTCAAGGTGTTGCGCTGTACTTGACCGATGACGGCGAGCATGTGCTGGTTGGCAGCCTGCTCAATGCCAAGGGTGAAGACCTCTCACAGCAGCCGCTGGATAAGCTGGTGTATGAACCGCTGGGCAAGGAAATGCTGAGCAAACTGGAGCGCAGCACCTGGATCGCCGACGGCAGCCCCAAGGCACCGCGCATCATCTATATGATCTCCGACCCCAACTGCCCGTACTGCAACATGTTCTGGAAACAGGCGCGGCCTTGGGTCGAAGCTGGTGATGTGCAGCTTCGTCACGTGTTGGTCGGCATGCTGCGTCAAGACAGTGTCGCCAAGGCTGCTGCATTACTCAACGCCAAGGATCAGCAGGCGGCGCTGCATGAGCATGAGTCCGCGGGTAAGGCCAGCAAGTTGCAAGGACTGAAGAAAATCCCAGACACGATCCAGCAACAACTCGACAGCAACCTTAACCTGATGACGGAGATGGGCGTCTCAGCCACGCCGGCGATTTTTTACCCGGACGAAAACGGCCAGCTGCGCCAGCAGCAAGGCGCTCCGAGGCCAGATGTTCTGAATCTGATCATGGGGTCGCGCCCCTGATCGCAACGAGGTGCGTGCTGCGGACTCGGTCGACAATTTGAAGCCATAGTGCTTGGCAACTCGATGTTGAGAATCTCGCGATTTTGCATATACTGGATCATCGACTTATTTGCACCGCACATGACGAGTTTGTGTTCCCTGCGCGAAGCTAAGTATGGACCGGGGCAGCGCAAAAGCCGCCCAATCTTTCTGGCAGACTGGGAATAAACTGCAGCGCACTCAGCTTCTCAGTTCCACGCACTCTCGACAAAGCGCAAAGTGTATTGACCACCGCTCCAGTCCATATACCGCAACAACGCATTGAGATTCCAGCCGATAATTGCTTAACCATGCTAGATTTACTATATGTATTAAAATATTTATCAGGAAAACTCTATTTATGAACATGCAGCTGGAACGCGCTTTTAATAAAAATCACGCACTTTCGCTTTTTTATCAATGGATGGCTCTAATTGAAAATAAAGAAGGCTTGGCTGTTAAAAATAATAATCCTTTCTTCTTTTCCAATGCCAATATTATAAATAATCTCACTTATTTAGATAAGGGGTGTTTTATAAAATCTAGTCTTTGCATGGGCGATTTTGTGAATGGAGTTATAAAAATCATTGTGATTGGCAGTCCGGATACTGTATACAAAACAGATCACCTCACGACCACAGCTCTGGCAAAAATAGAAATACAGCATGCCTGGTATTTAACATCCATCCAAATGACCTTTGCTCAGAATGATTTTTTTGGCGACGCGGTGCTTGAGAAAATCACTATTAAACTACTAGAAATAAATAGCACCTCACCACAGCAACAACATAATGCCTACAATAGCTCAGTTGCGCTTT is from Pseudomonas sp. TMP9 and encodes:
- the dsbD gene encoding protein-disulfide reductase DsbD, whose amino-acid sequence is MQPVQASSFSTSPLLTDSSQQADFLPAEQAFDLSVEPQANGETLLRWDIAPGYYLYQHRLQFSGLSAGVEPQLPPGLPYSDEFFGDSQIYRNRLELSLPAGASGNIQIGWQGCADAGLCYPPQTQQLDLSRTGVLSDSGTALAEDQALASGLQSQTLALGLLVFFGLGLLLAFAPCSLPMLPILAGIVVGSGASPRRGLALASTYVVSMALVYAALGVVAALMGANLQGLLQQPWLLASFAALFVLLALPMFGLFELQLPAALRDRLENAGRKQQGGSLFGASMLGLFSGLLVGPCMTAPLAAALLYIAQSGDALHGGLVLFALGLGIGTPLLLLVTLGNRFLPKPGAWMDRVKVVFGFLFLVTALLVIRPLLAESIWLGLWGALLILLASALLQLAHQVQQHTSLCKAAGALLGIWGMALLLGAAGGASDPLQPLKVYAGTSVAAAPSEQHFIGLSEPAALERELAAAKAEGQWVLVDYYADWCVSCKVMEKTVFGNAEVKASLQGVRVLRPDVTESNAASRALLSRFQVLGPPTLLWIGPDGEERRSQRITGAVDAEQFLQIWTNTQERG
- a CDS encoding TlpA disulfide reductase family protein, with the protein product MLTTSIGPLALSTAHVLLLLSLLLATFTGWYVGRRGAVNPEKQLFRLLVVAMLVARVAFVAVYFEHYREQPWQALDIRDGGFIAWPGLLAALLLGAWLTWRTPAIRTSLASALAVGLLSWGLGSLTLYGLEQGTRLPELSFRDSKGATVALEDYVGKPLVVNLWATWCPPCRREMPVLAEAQHDHPELTILFVNQGEGQGVVSQYLEAEALGLENVLLDSGGRLGQHVGSMALPSTLFYDAEGRQVSSHLGELSRASLARSLEILKKDP
- the dsbG gene encoding thiol:disulfide interchange protein DsbG, with product MKKEINLTVMFAALTMLTAPLLHAQDWPEPIKAVEARGAEIIQRFDAPSGLQGYAARYNGQGVALYLTDDGEHVLVGSLLNAKGEDLSQQPLDKLVYEPLGKEMLSKLERSTWIADGSPKAPRIIYMISDPNCPYCNMFWKQARPWVEAGDVQLRHVLVGMLRQDSVAKAAALLNAKDQQAALHEHESAGKASKLQGLKKIPDTIQQQLDSNLNLMTEMGVSATPAIFYPDENGQLRQQQGAPRPDVLNLIMGSRP